A genomic window from Populus alba chromosome 19, ASM523922v2, whole genome shotgun sequence includes:
- the LOC118035575 gene encoding squalene monooxygenase SE1: protein MDSMHVFGGVVAAFLFGFVILYSSRGRENTKASEKSRSKKTLKSSGNGACRSNFAGNTDVIIVGAGVAGSALAYALAKDGWRVQVIERDLTEPDRIVGELLHAGGCIKLAELGLEDCLDGTDSQIVFSFAAVHKDGKRTAISYPSNTSGRGFYNGRFIQKLREKAASLPNVKLDQGTVTSLVEENGTIKGVLYKTKAGQELAASASLTIVCDGCFSNLRRNLCNPKIEVPSYFVGLVLENYNLPYANRAYFILKDTIVIAYPISSNEIRCLIDVPGLKQPPIANGEMASYLKTVVAPQMPPELHNAFICAIEKGNIRTMPNRIMAASPSPTPGAFMIGDSLNMRHAVTGGGMTVGLSDVVLLRDLLRPLNDLSDGAAICKYLESFYILRKPTAFAINTLASTLHTVFSSSDQDPSRKEMKEAFFNYLSLGGVFSEGLMALLSGLNPDPLSLVFHCFAMLAYAVGRLLLPFPTPKRMFIAAKLILVGSGIIFPMLKAEGIRATFFPATMPAYYRTPPVQSTDDRETGK, encoded by the exons ATGGACTCCATGCATGTATTTGGAGGAGTTGTAGCAGCTTTCTTGTTCGGGTTTGTTATACTCTACAGTTCAAGAGGGAGAGAGAATACCAAAGCTTCAGAGAAAAGTCGAAGCAAGAAAACTTTGAAAAGCTCTGGAAATGGAGCGTGCAGATCAAATTTTGCTGGAAATACTGATGTGATCATCGTAGGTGCTGGTGTTGCTGGTTCTGCTCTTGCTTATGCTCTCGCAAAG GATGGATGGCGCGTGCAAGTTATTGAAAGAGACTTGACTGAGCCCGACAGAATTGTTGGTGAGCTCCTGCATGCCGGGGGGTGCATTAAATTGGCCGAGTTAGGTCTTGAAG ACTGTCTAGATGGGACTGATTCTCAGATAGTCTTCAGTTTTGCTGCTGTTCACAAAGATGGGAAAAGAACCGCAATTTCATATCCCTCCAATACGAGTGGCAGAGGTTTTTACAATGGCCGCTTCATCCAGAAACTGCGTGAAAAAGCTGCATCTCTTCCCAA TGTTAAACTCGATCAAGGAACTGTAACATCTCTTGTCGAAGAAAATGGAACTATCAAAGGTGTGCTATACAAAACTAAGGCAGGCCAGGAGTTAGCAGCTTCAGCTTCACTCACAATAGTATgtgatggttgtttttcaaatttacgaCGCAATCTCTGCAATCCAAAG ATTGAAGTCCCATCTTACTTTGTTGGTTTGGTCCTGGAGAACTATAATCTTCCATATGCAAATCGTGCATACTTTATTTTGAAGGATACAATTGTCATAGCTTATCCTATTAGCAGCAATGAAATTCGTTGTTTAATTGATGTACCTGGCTTGAAGCAACCACCTATTGCCAATGGTGAAATGGCAAGCTACTTGAAAACAGTGGTGGCACCTCAA ATGCCACCTGAGCTACACAATGCTTTCATATGTGCAATTGAAAAGGGCAACATAAGAACAATGCCAAACAGAATCATGGCTGCGTCTCCCTCTCCAACCCCTGGTGCGTTTATGATAGGGGATTCCTTGAATATGCGCCACGCTGTAACTGGTGGAGGAATGACTGTGGGACTTTCTGATGTTGTTCTACTGCGAGATCTTCTTAGGCCTCTGAATGATCTTAGTGATGGAGCTGCCATTTGCAAATATCTTGAATCCTTTTACATTCTGCGTAAG CCAACGGCATTTGCAATAAACACATTGGCAAGCACCCTACACACAGTATTCTCTTCATCGGATCAGGATCCATCAAGGAAGGAAATGAAAGAAGCATTCTTCAATTATTTGAGCCTTGGAGGGGTGTTCTCAGAAGGACTGATGGCTCTTCTGTCTGGTCTAAACCCTGACCCGTTGAGTTTGGTTTTCCACTGCTTTGCCATGCTTGCCTATGCTGTTGGCCGCTTATTGCTTCCATTTCCTACACCAAAACGCATGTTTATTGCGGCAAAACTAATTTTG GTTGGATCAGGCATCATCTTCCCTATGCTAAAGGCAGAAGGAATTAGAGCAACATTCTTCCCGGCAACAATGCCAGCTTACTACAGAACTCCTCCTGTCCAATCCACTGATGATAGAGAAACAGGGAAatag
- the LOC118035574 gene encoding probable disease resistance protein At1g61300 isoform X1 produces MVRPNDPFWNHVEDMNDGSMKCKFCGHLFAKYTSISRIKWHFSGERGHGVGICGQVPKEVQEAAFLAMNGGNKRHKSIASSSNVDRSVSPWRLRVDAHENRGEATQGTDLADQFADGTWVQIHSALSKAKLNEISTYLMQEDEDVDCLHDAFETVTRTEQVQHLERGSSCERPSINQADEPRGDSSQPTDPLCLDHGRYYDQLFAPSVNNDVITYDVQNMVRVRTELVEEEEGVENSGRLVQPGAGGRSSTSLKYNTSETRGVPLPTSAKKLVGRAFEENTKVIWSLLMDDEVSTIGIYGMGGVGKTTILQHIHNELLQRQDICDHVWWVTMSQDFSINRLQNLIAKRLHLDLSSEDDDLQRAAILSEKLRKKQKWILILDDLWNNFELHKVEIPVPLKGCKLIMTTRSKMVCHRMACHHKIKVKPLSEGEAWTLFMENLGRDIALSPEVERIAKAVAKECAGLPLGIITVTGSLKGVDDLHEWRNTLKKLRELELRDMDEKVFKVLRVSYNRLGDVALQQCLLYCALFPEDHWIEREELIGYLIDEGIIKGMRSRQSTFDEGHTMLNRLQNVCLLESAKMEYDGSRCVKMHDLIREMAIQILQENSQVMVKAGAQLKELPDAEEWTENLTRVSLMQNQIQEIPSSYSPRCPYLSTLLICQNLWLQFIADSFFMQLNGLKVLDLSSTKIENLPDSVSDLVSLTALLLNNCENLRHVPSLKKLRELKRLDLYHTSLKKMPQDMECLSNLRYLRMNGCGEKEFPSGILPKLCHLQVFILEDFMSFRDLRMYTLVTAKGKEVGCLRKLEILECHFEEHSDLVEYMNSRDKNLSLSTYKIFVGLLGDDFYSEINNYCYPCRIVGLGNLNISRDRDFQVMFLNNIQILYCKCIDARGLGDVLSLENATDLQRIDIKGCNSMKSLVSSSWFSSAPLPLPSYNGIFSGLKELYCYKCKSMKKLFPLVLLSNLVNLERIQVLHCEKMEEIIGTTDEESSSSNSIVEFILPKLRILRLKNLPELKSICSAKLICDSLEEIIVDNCQKLRRLPIHLLPSSLQKIEVYPKEWWESVVEWEHPNAKEVLSPFVK; encoded by the coding sequence ATGGTTAGACCAAATGATCCGTTTTGGAATCATGTTGAAGATATGAATGATGGAAGCATGAAGTGTAAGTTTTGTGGGCATTTATTTGCCAAGTATACTTCCATTTcgaggatcaaatggcattttTCGGGAGAGAGAGGGCATGGTGTTGGCATTTGTGGTCAGGTGCCTAAAGAAGTTCAAGAAGCAGCCTTTCTAGCTATGAATGGTGgcaacaaaagacataaaagcATAGCAAGTTCAAGCAATGTTGACAGAAGTGTCTCTCCTTGGAGACTCAGAGTTGATGCTCATGAGAATAGAGGAGAAGCAACACAAGGAACAGATTTAGCGGATCAATTTGCTGATGGTACTTGGGTTCAGATACACTCTGCCCTTTCAAAGGCGAAGCTGAATGAAATCTCTACGTATTTAATGCAGGAAGATGAGGATGTGGATTGTCTGCATGATGCATTTGAAACTGTAACGAGAACAGAACAAGTGCAGCATCTGGAGAGAGGTAGCTCTTGTGAGAGGCCATCAATTAATCAAGCTGATGAGCCTCGAGGAGATTCATCCCAACCAACAGATCCTTTGTGTCTTGATCATGGAAGATATTATGATCAACTATTTGCTCCATCAGTAAACAATGATGTCATTACGTATGACGTGCAGAACATGGTTAGAGTGAGGACAGAActagtggaggaggaggagggtgtgGAGAATAGTGGAAGATTAGTGCAGCCTGGCGCAGGAGGTAGATCTTCTACCAGCCTTAAATACAACACAAGTGAGACTAGAGGAGTTCCATTACCTACTAGCGCTAAGAAGCTAGTGGGTCGAGCATTTGAAGAGAATACGAAGGTGATATGGTCTTTGTTAATGGATGATGAAGTCTCAACCATTGGCATTTATGGGATGGGGGGAGTTGGTAAAACAACAATACTGCAACATATCCATAATGAGCTTCTACAAAGACAAGATATTTGTGATCATGTTTGGTGGGTGACTATGTCTCAAGATTTCAGCATTAATAGATTGCAGAATCTTATTGCTAAACGTCTTCATCTAGACCTTTCAAGCGAAGATGATGATTTGCAAAGAGCTGCCATATTGTCAGAAAAACTcaggaagaaacaaaaatggattctcattttagatgatttgtggaacAATTTTGAGCTACACAAAGTGGAAATTCCTGTCCCGTTGAAAGGATGCAAGCTGATTATGACAACTCGATCAAAAATGGTTTGTCATCGGATGGCTTGCCACCACAAAATCAAAGTGAAGCCACTTTCTGAGGGAGAAGCTTGGACTTTGTTCATGGAGAATCTTGGACGTGACATAGCACTTTCACCAGAAGTGGAACGAATTGCGAAAGCTGTTGCAAAggaatgtgctggtttgccaTTGGGAATTATTACAGTGACAGGAAGCTTGAAGGGAGTGGATGACCTACATGAATGGAGAAATACattgaagaaattgagagaATTAGAATTAAGGGACATGGATGAGAAGGTATTCAAAGTATTGAGGGTTAGTTATAATCGGTTAGGTGATGTAGCACTACAACAATGTCTCTTGTACTGTGCATTATTTCCTGAAGATCATTGGATTGAAAGGGAGGAGTTGATAGGTTATTTGATCGATGAGGGAATAATTAAAGGAATGAGAAGCAGACAATCAACATTTGACGAGGGCCACACGATGCTTAATAGACTTCAAAATGTCTGCCTATTGGAAAGTGCTAAAATGGAGTATGATGGTAGTAGAtgtgtcaagatgcatgacttaATTAGAGAAATGGCCATCCAAATACTGCAAGAGAACTCTCAAGTCATGGTGAAAGCAGGTGCACAATTAAAAGAGTTGCCAGATGCAGAGGAGTGGACAGAGAATCTCACAAGAGTCTCACTAAtgcaaaatcaaattcaagaaattcCTTCCAGCTATTCACCAAGGTGTCCCTATCTATCAACTCTATTGATATGTCAAAATCTTTGGTTGCAATTCATTGCAGATTCATTTTTCATGCAATTAAATGGGctcaaggttcttgatctgtctTCTACAAAAATTGAGAATTTACCAGACTCTGTCTCTGATTTGGTAAGTCTCACTGCATTATTGCTGAATAATTGTGAGAACTTAAGGCATGtaccatcattaaaaaaactcagGGAACTAAAAAGGTTAGATCTCTATCATACTTCACTTAAAAAGATGCCTCAAGACATGGAATGTTTATCCAACCTTAGGTATCTTAGAATGAATGGATGtggtgaaaaggagtttcctAGTGGGATATTACCTAAACTCTGTCACCTGCAAGTTTTTATACTAGAGGACTTTATGTCTTTCAGGGATTTAAGAATGTATACTCTAGTAACAGCTAAAGGAAAGGAAGTAGGATGCTTGAGGAAGTTGGAGATTTTGGAATGTCATTTTGAAGAACACTCTGACTTGGTGGAGTATATGAACTCTCGGGATAAGAACCTTTCATTATCCACGTACAAGATTTTTGTGGGACTACTGGGCGATGATTTTTATTccgaaataaataattattgttatccATGTAGAATAGTTGGGTTGGGTAATTTGAATATCAGTAGAGATAGAGATTTTCAGGTCATGTTCTTAAATAACATTCAAATACTGTATTGTAAATGTATCGATGCAAGAGGTTTAGGCGATGTTTTGTCATTAGAGAATGCAACTGATCTGCAGCGCATCGACATTAAGGGTTGCAACAGCATGAagagcttggtttcatcttcttggttcaGCTCTGCTCCACTACCGTTGCCATCTTATAATGGTATATTTTCTGGTCTTAAAGAACTTTATTGCTATAAATGTAAGAGtatgaagaagttgttccctCTTGTGTTGCTGTCAAACCTTGTAAACCTAGAAAGGATTCAAGTTCTACActgtgagaaaatggaggagataataggaaCAACAGATGAAGAAAGCAGCAGCTCCAATTCCATCGTGGAATTCATACTCCCAAAGTTAAGAATTCTGAGATTGAAAAATCtaccagaactgaaaagcatttgCAGTGCAAAACTGATTTGCGATTCCCTCGAAGAAATTATAGTAGACAATTGTCAAAAGTTGAGAAGGTTGCCAATTCATCTTCTTCCGTCTTCTCTTCAAAAAATTGAAGTATATCCAAAAGAATGGTGGGAGTCAGTGGTAGAGTGGGAGCATCCTAACGCTAAGGAGGTCCTTAGTCCCTTTGTTAAATga
- the LOC118035574 gene encoding putative disease resistance protein At4g10780 isoform X2: MVRPNDPFWNHVEDMNDGSMKCKFCGHLFAKYTSISRIKWHFSGERGHGVGICGQVPKEVQEAAFLAMNGGNKRHKSIASSSNVDRSVSPWRLRVDAHENRGEATQGTDLADQFADGTWVQIHSALSKAKLNEISTYLMQEDEDVDCLHDAFETVTRTEQVQHLERGSSCERPSINQADEPRGDSSQPTDPLCLDHGRYYDQLFAPSVNNDVITYDVQNMVRVRTELVEEEEGVENSGRLVQPGAGGRSSTSLKYNTSETRGVPLPTSAKKLVGRAFEENTKVIWSLLMDDEVSTIGIYGMGGVGKTTILQHIHNELLQRQDICDHVWWVTMSQDFSINRLQNLIAKRLHLDLSSEDDDLQRAAILSEKLRKKQKWILILDDLWNNFELHKVEIPVPLKGCKLIMTTRSKMVCHRMACHHKIKVKPLSEGEAWTLFMENLGRDIALSPEVERIAKAVAKECAGLPLGIITVTGSLKGVDDLHEWRNTLKKLRELELRDMDEKVFKVLRVSYNRLGDVALQQCLLYCALFPEDHWIEREELIGYLIDEGIIKGMRSRQSTFDEGHTMLNRLQNVCLLESAKMEYDGSRCVKMHDLIREMAIQILQENSQVMVKAGAQLKELPDAEEWTENLTRVSLMQNQIQEIPSSYSPRCPYLSTLLICQNLWLQFIADSFFMQLNGLKVLDLSSTKIENLPDSVSDLGFKNVYSSNS, translated from the exons ATGGTTAGACCAAATGATCCGTTTTGGAATCATGTTGAAGATATGAATGATGGAAGCATGAAGTGTAAGTTTTGTGGGCATTTATTTGCCAAGTATACTTCCATTTcgaggatcaaatggcattttTCGGGAGAGAGAGGGCATGGTGTTGGCATTTGTGGTCAGGTGCCTAAAGAAGTTCAAGAAGCAGCCTTTCTAGCTATGAATGGTGgcaacaaaagacataaaagcATAGCAAGTTCAAGCAATGTTGACAGAAGTGTCTCTCCTTGGAGACTCAGAGTTGATGCTCATGAGAATAGAGGAGAAGCAACACAAGGAACAGATTTAGCGGATCAATTTGCTGATGGTACTTGGGTTCAGATACACTCTGCCCTTTCAAAGGCGAAGCTGAATGAAATCTCTACGTATTTAATGCAGGAAGATGAGGATGTGGATTGTCTGCATGATGCATTTGAAACTGTAACGAGAACAGAACAAGTGCAGCATCTGGAGAGAGGTAGCTCTTGTGAGAGGCCATCAATTAATCAAGCTGATGAGCCTCGAGGAGATTCATCCCAACCAACAGATCCTTTGTGTCTTGATCATGGAAGATATTATGATCAACTATTTGCTCCATCAGTAAACAATGATGTCATTACGTATGACGTGCAGAACATGGTTAGAGTGAGGACAGAActagtggaggaggaggagggtgtgGAGAATAGTGGAAGATTAGTGCAGCCTGGCGCAGGAGGTAGATCTTCTACCAGCCTTAAATACAACACAAGTGAGACTAGAGGAGTTCCATTACCTACTAGCGCTAAGAAGCTAGTGGGTCGAGCATTTGAAGAGAATACGAAGGTGATATGGTCTTTGTTAATGGATGATGAAGTCTCAACCATTGGCATTTATGGGATGGGGGGAGTTGGTAAAACAACAATACTGCAACATATCCATAATGAGCTTCTACAAAGACAAGATATTTGTGATCATGTTTGGTGGGTGACTATGTCTCAAGATTTCAGCATTAATAGATTGCAGAATCTTATTGCTAAACGTCTTCATCTAGACCTTTCAAGCGAAGATGATGATTTGCAAAGAGCTGCCATATTGTCAGAAAAACTcaggaagaaacaaaaatggattctcattttagatgatttgtggaacAATTTTGAGCTACACAAAGTGGAAATTCCTGTCCCGTTGAAAGGATGCAAGCTGATTATGACAACTCGATCAAAAATGGTTTGTCATCGGATGGCTTGCCACCACAAAATCAAAGTGAAGCCACTTTCTGAGGGAGAAGCTTGGACTTTGTTCATGGAGAATCTTGGACGTGACATAGCACTTTCACCAGAAGTGGAACGAATTGCGAAAGCTGTTGCAAAggaatgtgctggtttgccaTTGGGAATTATTACAGTGACAGGAAGCTTGAAGGGAGTGGATGACCTACATGAATGGAGAAATACattgaagaaattgagagaATTAGAATTAAGGGACATGGATGAGAAGGTATTCAAAGTATTGAGGGTTAGTTATAATCGGTTAGGTGATGTAGCACTACAACAATGTCTCTTGTACTGTGCATTATTTCCTGAAGATCATTGGATTGAAAGGGAGGAGTTGATAGGTTATTTGATCGATGAGGGAATAATTAAAGGAATGAGAAGCAGACAATCAACATTTGACGAGGGCCACACGATGCTTAATAGACTTCAAAATGTCTGCCTATTGGAAAGTGCTAAAATGGAGTATGATGGTAGTAGAtgtgtcaagatgcatgacttaATTAGAGAAATGGCCATCCAAATACTGCAAGAGAACTCTCAAGTCATGGTGAAAGCAGGTGCACAATTAAAAGAGTTGCCAGATGCAGAGGAGTGGACAGAGAATCTCACAAGAGTCTCACTAAtgcaaaatcaaattcaagaaattcCTTCCAGCTATTCACCAAGGTGTCCCTATCTATCAACTCTATTGATATGTCAAAATCTTTGGTTGCAATTCATTGCAGATTCATTTTTCATGCAATTAAATGGGctcaaggttcttgatctgtctTCTACAAAAATTGAGAATTTACCAGACTCTGTCTCTGATTTG GGATTTAAGAATGTATACTCTAGTAACAGCTAA